GTTAATCATAATGATgatagaataattaatatctaatAATGAATTCTATCTCATAATCTACGTAATAAGAGGATACTACTTGAACGTTACTATGGTAGTAAGAGtaattatgatcaaatatgGCCCAGAATAGCAGCATGCTCTTTGGGGGTCAAAAGCGAGTCTTCGTTCTGGGCCTTTGGGCCGTTTCAAATAACTGAACATGTACAAAATGGTTTTCACAACAATGAGTGTTATATCACATTACTGACATTTGCTTTTCTACTCTGCTCTCAATCTGAGAAATTTTATCAAGGATTTTTCATGTATTACAGGACACGAAAATCAGCTTTGTACAACTTTCAATTATAGTTTTTGTAACCAAATAATGCATATCTACCAAATAGATTTTATGCTCAACCCTTGAGATTGTTTATCAATCATCACCAAATCAGACGATGACCACAATCCCCATTCATTACATTAAAATCCACtattcaagaaaagaaaatcctCAGAGACCCAAAATAATGTACATATGCATCCGCACAAGTTTTTCCAACCAACTTTTCAGtaatttgtcaatttaaagCTGTAGacgacaataaaataatttggctGCAAGCGCGGATATCTCGACTGCAGCTAAGTCTTTCATCCTTACAGTGACTTTATTCCGGAAAAGTGTTATGAGAGAATCACTTTTTTCACTTATTTAAACGAGAGAACACCCAACGAACCATCGTTCATCACGCTCATGGATTTGGGAGGTGGCTGATCACTAGTTTTCTCGAgattttttccctttaaatatatattttttctaataaataaacacaCTTACCCATTATTTCCTATATTCTTCTTGTTATGTGTCTTGAATGGAAGAATCTCTAAAACCTTTTATGCCCAACATTTCTCATATGATGATATATGGAAATAGTACACATGCAATCTACTGTCCAAATAACATGTCTATCGACTTCATGTTTTACAATTccaaaaaaagtatttatatatatatataacacaacacattcatcatatatattaattcatatggTTCCATGGTTTTACTTGGCAGGAAAGATGGTGATCGGCAGTTCAAAGAAAGTGGTGGCGGACCAGATAGAGGAGGTGAGAAGGATATGTGCACTGGTGGTGGACGACGACCCTCTCGTTCGGAGAATTCATGGGATGCTCTTAGCCAGATACGGACTGGAAACTGAAGCAGCAGAAAACGGCAAAGAAGCCGTCGACCTCTTCCTCTCCGGAAAAACTTTTGATCTCGTGCTTATGGACATGGAGATGCCCGTCATGGATGGGCTGCAGGTAAACCTCatttatacatacatgcaCGTGCATGCAC
This genomic window from Sesamum indicum cultivar Zhongzhi No. 13 linkage group LG12, S_indicum_v1.0, whole genome shotgun sequence contains:
- the LOC105175773 gene encoding two-component response regulator ARR22-like isoform X2, whose translation is MDLGGKMVIGSSKKVVADQIEEVRRICALVVDDDPLVRRIHGMLLARYGLETEAAENGKEAVDLFLSGKTFDLVLMDMEMPVMDGLQATQRLRGMGVSSMIVGVTARGLEAEKEAFMATGLDACWVKPLNAEAIISVLDELAKKLL
- the LOC105175773 gene encoding two-component response regulator ARR22-like isoform X1, whose translation is MVPWFYLAGKMVIGSSKKVVADQIEEVRRICALVVDDDPLVRRIHGMLLARYGLETEAAENGKEAVDLFLSGKTFDLVLMDMEMPVMDGLQATQRLRGMGVSSMIVGVTARGLEAEKEAFMATGLDACWVKPLNAEAIISVLDELAKKLL